One window of the Triticum dicoccoides isolate Atlit2015 ecotype Zavitan chromosome 3B, WEW_v2.0, whole genome shotgun sequence genome contains the following:
- the LOC119274809 gene encoding ricin B-like lectin R40G3 translates to MEFPHRHGHGHGRRDDDDEDRRAPAPYGRHEPDAYGAPPPSYGRRPDDDAGDAYGRHPPAAYGAPPPSYGAPPPAYGGGREDDYGGRAPPYGAPAPAYGGGREDDYGRHAPAPAGYGGGDYGRHAPAPAYGGGRDEGYGAPAYGNVVHVAHESGDERPQYGGGGSGGYGHETRPHHGGGAAPAARQPTYRILCKAGEDSFSLAARDGKVCLVRTDRDDDTQHWIKDMKYSTRVKDEEGYPAMALVNKASGEALKHSLGQSHPVRLTRYNPDTLDESVLWTESRDVGAGYRCIRMVNNIYLNFDALHGDKDHGGVRDGTTLILWEWTEGDNQRWKIVAW, encoded by the exons ATGGAGTTCCCGCATcgccacggccacggccacggccgccgcgacgacgacgacgaagaccgcCGCGCCCCCGCCCCCTACGGCCGCCACGAGCCCGACGCGTACGGCGCCCCTCCCCCGTCCTACGGCCGCCGCCCCGACGACGACGCCGGTGATGCCTACGGCCGCCACCCTCCCGCCGCCTACGGCGCTCCTCCCCCGTCCTACGGTGCCCCGCCTCCCGCCTACGGGGGCGGCCGCGAGGACGACTACGGCGGCCGCGCCCCGCCATACGGTGCCCCGGCCCCGGCCTACGGTGGAGGCCGCGAGGACGACTACGGACGCCACGCGCCCGCGCCGGCGGGCTACGGCGGTGGTGACTACGGGCGCCACGCCCCTGCTCCGGCCTACGGCGGAGGCCGCGACGAGGGCTACGGCGCTCCGGCGTACGGCAACGTGGTGCACGTCGCCCACGAGTCCGGCGACGAGAGGCCGCAGTACGGGGGCGGCGGATCCGGGGGCTACGGCCACGAGACGCGCCCCCACCACGGCGGCGGGGCGGCCCCGGCGGCCAGGCAGCCGACGTACAGGATCCTCTGCAAGGCCGGCGAGGACAGCTTCAGCCTCGCCGCCAGGGACGGCAAGGTCTGCCTCGTCCGCACCGATCGCGACGACGACACGCAG CACTGGATCAAGGACATGAAGTACAGCACAAGGGTCAAGGATGAGGAAGGCTACCCTGCCATGGCACTCGTCAACAAGGCCAGCGGAGAGGCTCTCAAGCACTCCCTCGGCCAATCTCACCCT GTTCGTCTGACCAGGTACAATCCAGACACCCTGGACGAGTCGGTCCTTTGGACCGAGAGCAGGGACGTCGGGGCAGGCTACCGCTGCATCAGGATGGTGAACAACATCTACTTGAACTTTGATGCACTCCATGGCGACAAGGACCATGGCGGTGTGCGCGATGGAACCACCCTCATTCTGTGGGAGTGGACTGAGGGCGACAACCAGCGCTGGAAGATCGTTGCCTGGT GA